The Dioscorea cayenensis subsp. rotundata cultivar TDr96_F1 chromosome 19, TDr96_F1_v2_PseudoChromosome.rev07_lg8_w22 25.fasta, whole genome shotgun sequence genome includes a window with the following:
- the LOC120284156 gene encoding uncharacterized mitochondrial protein AtMg00810-like — translation MELHLQLRAYDGIPLSYPSRYRHLVGSLVYLTVTRPDISHAVHILSQFAAAPTSVHYGHLLRVLRYLRGTASHSLFYSHQSALQLQAYSDATWASSPDDRVSVTGYCIFLGSSLIVWKTKKQQTVAKSSAKSEVRALASTV, via the coding sequence ATGGAGTTGCATTTGCAGCTTCGGGCTTAtgatgggattcccttatcTTATCCTTCTCGCTATCGACATCTTGTTGGTAGCTTGGTATATCTTACTGTTACTCGTCCTGACATTTCTCACGCTGTGCACATTCTTAGTCAGTTTGCTGCGGCCCCCACCTCTGTTCATTATGGACATCTTCTCCGGGTACTgcgatatcttcgtggcactgCCTCGCATAGTCTGTTCTACTCACATCAGTCCGCTCTTCAGCTACAggcctattctgatgctacttgggccagCTCCCCTGATGATCGGGTCTCAGTCACTGGCTATTGTATATTTCTTGGGTCTTCCCTTattgtttggaagactaagaaacagCAGACTGTTGCCAAGTCCAGTGCTAAGTCTGAGGTTCGTGCTTTGGCTTCTACAGTATAA